Proteins encoded together in one Salvelinus namaycush isolate Seneca chromosome 26, SaNama_1.0, whole genome shotgun sequence window:
- the LOC120021809 gene encoding NEDD4-binding protein 2-like 1, whose product MVRGRRQSQRRKKLIILRGLPGVGKTTRAKNLCDEYARLGLEAEIFSTDRYHESTNYTKGNFQRNHQQNREDVFKALNRGVDLIIVDNTNISLWEMWPYIHMGMRQGEYYITMMELPKGYPQNYISINKLYSCCRHKIPKRKFRSFEARWEDAYNIWHVLNDSYSINRWEQCEEEWNVQ is encoded by the exons ATGGTGAGAGGGAGAAGACAAAGTCAACGCAGGAAGAAACTGATCATCCTTCGAGGTTTGCCAGGAGTTGGAAAGACAACGAGGGCAAA AAACCTCTGTGATGAATATGCAAGACTTGGACTGGAAGCAGAAATTTTCTCCACTGACAGGTACCATGAAAGTACCAACTACACCAAAGGAAACTTTCAACGCAACCATCAGcagaatagagaggatg TTTTTAAAGCCTTGAACAGAGGTGTGGATCTGATCATCGTTGACAACACAAACATTTCTCTTTGGGAGATGTGGCCCTATATCCACATG GGGATGCGACAGGGTGAATATTACATCACTATGATGGAGCTGCCTAAAGGCTATCCTCAGAACTATATCTCCATCAACAAGCTGTACAG CTGTTGTAGGCATAAGATCCCCAAGCGTAAGTTCAGGTCCTTTGAGGCTCGCTGGGAAGACGCTTACAACATCTGGCATGTACTTAACGACAGCTACTCCATAAACCGCTGGGAGCAATGCGAAGAGGAATGGAAcgtccagtga